The Penaeus vannamei isolate JL-2024 chromosome 4, ASM4276789v1, whole genome shotgun sequence genome segment GGAGAGTGAAGTTATCGGGGCAGAGGGCATGGAGTTGCTTGGTAAGGAGATCGGGTCCTATGGTGCAACACTTGAAGGGATCGTGGACCTTCGGAAGGGTGTTCACGATGCTCTGTTTGGGAGGAAAGAGTTCGGTGACTGTTATAAGCGTGTTAGTGATACATGTAAAATAGGAATACGCAGAAATGGATGGAACTCAATTggtaggagagataaagaaggaagagaggggcatgggaagaagggacaggaatgaatgaacgaatgaaggaaggaaggaaggaaaggaagaaggaaggaagaaatagagggaggaaggaatggagggagggagggaggaaagacggaaggaaggaggggagagggagagggagagggaaagggagagggagagggagagagacagagacagagacagggacagagacagacagacagacagacacagacaaagagtcCCATCGAAAAGACATAGAATAAGAAATGCAATAACAGAGACAAATATCACAGAATAACTTCagacactctccctttccccatcctattCCGCGTAACccttcataacacacacacacgctcacacacacacacacacacgctcacacacacacacacacacgctcatacacacacacacacacacacacgctcacacacacacacacacacacgctcacacacacacacacacacacgctcacacacacacacacaggctcactcacacacacacatacacgctcacacacacacacacgcgctcacacacacacacacacgctcacacacacacacacacacgctcacacacacacacacacacacacacacacacacacacacacacacacgcacacgcacacgcacatgcacacgcgcacacgcacacgcatgcacatgcacacacacacacatgcacacacacacacacgcacacacgcacccgcacacgcacacgcacacacacacacacacacacacacacacacacacgcacacgcacacgcacacacacacacacaacacacacacacacacaccaagggaCTCACCgtaatataatggtgatgaggacgaaAGCTCATCACGGCGCCATTGAGCTGGTTGGGGTCGAGTCGGCCTATGAAATTGGAGTGGGCGGGCAGAGGGCGGAGCACCAGGACGTCGAGGTCGAGGTACGTCCCCCCGTAGCGACGCAGGAGCTCCACGCGGGCGGAGTCGCTGACGAAGATGCTGACGCGgtctgggggggagagggggctgggtgagggtgggggaagggatgaggggattaTGGGGAATTATGGGGATGTGTATAGGTTCAGGTATATGTACAATGGATACgcacgtgtatatacacacgcgcacatgcacgtagacatacaatctctctctttatttcttttctctctctccctccctcttctctctctctctctctctctctctctctctctctctctctctctctctctctctctctctctctctctctctctctctctctctctctccccacacacacacacacacatttctttctcacatttctttctctccctcgctaccccccctccgccctccccccttccccctccctcagtatAAGGACAGTTCATAATCTACTCCACCTTCAGCCATCAACCAACGGCGGTTCAGATGCCACGTTTTAAGGGGTTCGAACGCGTACAAGGAGCTCAGATCCAACCAGGACATCTTGACGTTCGGAAGTTTTAATAAAGCCTGTAATaagatgttcatttgtttatttatttattcgtgttttttttttttttagtttcagtttttttttatctatgtatttggttatttgtttgtatatctagTTTGGTTATTTATAGGTTAACTTGTTCgtgggagataaaagaaaggaaaagagaagaaagagatatagagagaaagtgagtgagtgaatgagtgagtgagtgagtgagtgaatgagtgagtgagtgaatgagtgagtgagtgagtgagtgagtgagtgggtgtgtgagtgtgtgtgtgtgtgtgtgtgtgtgagtgagtgtgagtgtgagtgtgagtgtgagagtgagagtgagagtgagtgtgagtgtgagtgtgtgtgtgtgtgtgtgtgtgtgtgtgtgtgtgtgtgtgtgtaaatgtgtgtgtgtgtctgtgtgtgtgtgtgtgtgaaagtgagtgtgagtgtgcgtgtgcgtgtgcgtgtgcgtgtgggtatgtgtatgtgtatgtgtatgtgtgtgtgtgtgtgtgtgtgtgtgtgtgtgtgtgtgtgtgtgtgtgtgtgtgtgtgtgtgtgtgtgtgtgtgtgtgtgtgtgagagagagagagagagagagagagagagagagagagagagagagagagagagagagagagagagagagagagagagaacgaaagaaagaaagagagagcgagagagagacaaccataaAGACACACGAACAGTtaaccaaataaataataaaatcacttcaagataaagataataagataagccAATACATACACGTATTAGACATACACAACATGAGTCAAAGTTtccacacactttcacacaacaTAAAATTTACTCACCTCATAGATAGGGTCACTCTGATTAATTGTAGGTGAAGTTAGCATTAATTGAATGATTTTATCTGGGTGGTGTCTGGCAGCCGTCTCTACCACACAAGCCTGGAATTAAATTTCTCGTTAAGCTTTTAATTAATGTCAGGATTGAAATTTATCGTAATGCTTTTGATGGATGTCAGGAATTAAATTTATCATAGTTTTATATAATCGATGTCAGGAATTAAATTTCTCGTAAAGCTTTCATATAATTGATGTCAGGAATTAAATCTCTCGAGAAACTTTTAATATCTGATGGCAATTAATTTTCTCGTTAAGCTTTTAATCTATGACCGGAATTAGATCTATAGTAAAGCTTTCAATTGATGTCTGCAATTTGCTGGCTGTCATAATGCCTTCGTTTGTATTATTTCCTTCACTTATAAGTATACGTAGAAGGGGATAATCTATAAGATggctaataaagataaataaagtgaaaatgaatatatatcagaTTTTAGCCTTAAATAACGTAAATCAATTACATCTAGAATGAATCTGCAGATAGTCTACAcctactctctcactcccattaAGATTTATAAGTAAAAAGGTAAAACTGAAAAAAGTAAACATAATAAAATGTTCTAATATAACATATTACATCTAGAATGAATCTGCAGATAGTCTACAcctactctctcactcccattaAGATTTATAAGTAAAAAGGTAAAACTGAAAAAAGTAAACATAATAAAATGTTCtaatataataagagtaatatttttttgtttattactgtaatttccccttaccaaacaagaaaacaaacaaaacaaaacaaatacagaatAAAAACCTAAACACAaacggattaaaaaaaataaataaataaaaatctcgtTTTCTTCGAACGGTCCTTcgattctccgttttctttcctcaccTGCCGACCATAGAATCTCTTTCCACACGAAGTCTCGGTGAAAAAAATCGTATCATTTGTAGGATCTATCCATTCCAGCTTGAGATCTGACGAAGTGTCCCTGTGGGTGTATTTAGGACACAAGTGCTCGATCCAGTTGTCCTCTTCTGCCAGTTGCTCTTCGAGGTTTTGTCTCGTGTTGTGATTTATTGAAAGGAGAATTAGTAATGTTGATATTGACAAGAAAGCGAGTCTTTTGGCGTATTTTCTGGTGCAGTGGAGGAATTTCGAAATCATGTTGGTTGTTTATAGGACTGATGAGTTTGTTAAAATGTTTCGCAGAATTATCACTCGGGGAAACTGTATTATCACCGGATCGTAGAATTCAAATCGTAACGTTTATTCTTCGAAATTAAAATTGTGAATTGTGTTTTCCTTCCTTGATTTCTGTtcgcataaaaaaaacaaaaaaacattcacttTATATCATCGTCACTAACATAAAACGCTTTCAACACAGAATCAGTTTAGGTCTAGAATCTTTACAAGCTATTTCAATAAagatctcttttcctcttcacatataataaatagctaaataaaatTAATCACACATATTTTTAAGAAGGACACGATGCACTTAGAGACCAGTCAAGCGACAGCCTAATCCTTTAGGTAAGGCTAAACAGCTCTTCAAAATCTCCCCCTTTTGCCGTTTCTAAAAATAGCATCAACATCTAGAGAGGAACAAcctcttaattttttcttttcttgtgcttCTCTGCAACATCTATGCGAAACGGCAACGGATACTGAAATATACCGAAAGGAAAAGTCGATATGTCGAatagtagatatatttatacgcataagttataaatatatttctaaaaacgCGTTGGAACTTAAAAATAGTGTATGGAGGAAAAATGGCAGGGcaaattttcactttttttcctggTGATAGAGAGCAAGAAGTCCCACGTAACCAAAAACATTTTTCCTTGGagcataaaaggataaaaaacaaaaacaaaaaatcaactactccctctccccccacccctccccccctcgtgaatatttcactttattctcgaaccttttcttttgtttctcctcgCGCTTAAGGGCGAAATACAAGtacttgcatatacacatatacatacacaaacacacacacacaaacacacacacacacaacacacacacacacacacacacacacacacacacacacacacacacacacacacacacacacacatgcacacacacacacacatacacacacacacacacacacacacacaaacacacacacacacatacacacacacacacacacacacatgcacacacacacacacacacacacacatacacacacacacacacacacacacacacacacacacacacacacacacacacacacacacacacacacacacacacacgcatgcacacgcacacatatgtggaattcatgttgaacaaattgcaacaggaacaacgaagggaagggcaagaaaccacaccctgacgaagcaatagtgaaaaggccttcggcatattcgtgtgtttttttgcccttcccttcgttgttcctgacgcacacatatacatttatacacacacacgcacatatattagtatatagagagagacagggacagagacagagagagatgcacacacacacacacacacacacacacacacacacacacacacacacacacacacacacacacacacacacacacacacacatatatatatatatatatatatatatatatatatatatatatatatatatatatatatatatatatatatatatatgtatgtgtgtgtgtgtgtgtgtgtgtgtgtgtgtgtacatctctctgtctctgtccctgtctctctctatatactaatatatgtgtgtgtataaatgtacatgtgtgcgtgtacgtgcgtgtgtgtgtgcgtgtgtgtatgtgagtgtgtgtgtgtgcatgtgtgtgtgtgtgtgtgtgcatgtgtgtatgtaaatgtatacatatatatatatatttgtgtgtgtgtgtgtgtgtgtatacatgtatatacatatatacacatttgtgcatatacttatacatatactatatacatacatacatacatacatgcacacctctatacatacaaacatgtatacagacatacataaaaacatgcatacatgtatacatacatgtgtgtgtttacatatatatacgcacatatatatatatatatatatatatatatatatatatatatatatatatatatatatatatatatagacatatatagacataaatagacatatatatatatgtatatatatatatatatatatatatatatatatacatacatacatatatatatatatatatatatatatatatatatatatatatatatatatatatacacacacacacacacacacacacacacacacacacacacacacacacacacacacacacacacacacacacacacacacatatatatatatatatatatatatatatatatatatatacacacatacgtacatacagatatatacatatatctatatatatatatatatatatatatatatatatatatatatatatttacatacacatataaatatatatatatatatatatatatatatatatatatatatatgtatgtatatatatatttacacacacacacacacacacatacacacacacacacacacacacacacacacacacacacacacacacacacacacacacacacacacacacacacacacacacacacacttacacacacacacacatgaacacacacacacacacacacacatatatatatatatatatatatatatatatatatatatatatatatacatatatatatatatacatatatatacatatatatatacatatacatatatatatatatatacatatacatatatatatatatatatatatgtgtgtgtgtgtgtgtgtgtgtgtgtgtgtgtgtgtgtgtgtgtgtgtgtgtgtgtgtgtgtgtgtgtgcgtgtgtgtgtatgtatatgtatatatatcatatgtacatttgtatatatatgtatatatatgtatatatatacatatacatatatatatatatgtatgtatatatacatatatatatatatatatacatatatatatatatatatatatatatatatatatatatatatatatatatatatatatatatatatatatatatatatatatgtatatatatatatatatatatacatatatatatatatatatatatatatatatatatatatatatatatacatgtatatatatacgtgcatatataaaaatatatatacatacatacacacacacacacacacacacacacacacacacacacacacacacacacacacacacacacacacacacacacacacacacacatacacacacacacacacacacacacacacacacatacagatacatatatctatatctatatctatatctatatctatctatctatctatctatctatctatctatctatctatctatctatctatctatctatctatatatatatatatatatatatatatatttatatatttatatacatatatatatatatgtatatatatatacatacatatatatatatatatatatatatatatatatatatatatatatatatatatatatatgtatatatatacatacttatatatatatatatatatatataatatatatatatatagatatatatataataacatgtataaatatatatacgtgcatatataaacatgtatatacatacatacacacacacacacacacacacacacacacacacacacacacacacacacacacacacacacacacacacacacacacacacacacacacacacacacacacatatatatgtatatatatttatatatatatacatatatctatatctatatctatatctatatctatatctatctatctatctatctatctatctatctatctatctatctatctatatatatatttatatatatatatttatatatttatatatatgtatatatatatatgtatatatatatatatatatatatatatatatatatatatatatatatatatatatacatatacatatacatgcatataatattatatatatatatataatatatatatatatatatatatatatatatatacatacatatatatatatatatatatatatatatatatatatatatatatatatatatatatatgcgtatatgtacacacacacgcacacacacacacacacacacacacacacacacacacacacacacacacacacacacacacacacacacacacacacacacacacacacacacacacacacacacacacacacacacacacacgtgtgtgtgtgtatgtgtgtttgtgtacatgtgtgtgagtgtctttgtgtgtgtgtgcattcatgtgtgtgtatgtgtgggtgtaaatgtatattatatatatgtaccaacaTAACTCATtggacaaaacaaagcaaaatccacccatatttaaaaacaaacataaataacaatcaaTTATCAGGTCATTTCAGAACATCGTTATTAAGGGTGAAAAAGTATCGCTGTTGCTCGCACCATGAATGTCCTTTGATCGCAGGTCGCTcgggtatatataaatgtataatattagTCAGTTCAGTTTTAAAACTTACAAAAAGGGCCGATGTTTACATTGTACAATAGATATTGTCACACCAGAAGGTTATAAAACGATTTTAATAGTTTATGCTTAATTTGATATTAGTCGTTTTCTTTGATACGTGCAACCTTCGTTTTCTGTTAATTTGCCCACGCTTTACTTCGGGATAACacgtatatttatttttctcagaTTACTCAAGATATGAAACAGAAATGTATAAACGTTTTGATAAGTAAGTGTGATGTCCGCAAAAGTCAGCGAAAAAAGCCCAATATTACTATAACATAAACACAACAACAGCTTTAAAAGCAATATCAGTATTAACAATAAaattgcgatgataataatatacatattctctctctcatcaaatatctctctctctctctctctctctctctctctctcactctctctctctcatctctctctctctctctctctttctctcatctctctgtctctcagctcttcttctctcgtctctttcttctctctctttctcccttctccctctctctcatctctctttctctctctctctctctcctctctctcctctccctccctccctctcctcctcttctctctctctctctctcttctctctcctccccctcctcccttcttcctttcatcactccctccttctctctttctttagcctCAGCGGTTCCTCGTTGTCTTtgactctctccctacctccctccctccctccctctctctctctttctctctctctctctctctctctcatctctctctctctctctctctctctctctctctctctctctctctctctctttctctctctctctctctctctctctctctctctctctctctctctctctctctctcatctctctactctctctctctctctctccctccctccctcctccttctctctctctctctctctctctctctctctctctctctctctctctctctctctctctctctctctctctctctctctctctctctctctctctccgcgttcCTCGTTAATTTTCCTTGCGCTGCTCTTCGACACCTTAATTGGACCGCCTGAAGATGCAACGAGCAggtgtacccccctccccctctcttctccccttcccatccctcctcccgtcccccttccaatcacctacccctcccctctctcctcctctcttccctccccttcccctcctccctctccttcctcccttcccctttccctccctcccttcccctttccttcctccctcccccttccaatcacctaccccctcccctctctctttctctcttcccctccttccaccaatttcgccttcccctcctccctctcctcctcccccttcctctccctccttctctttgcaACACCTAACCTCAGGTTGCATGCATGAAGGCTTATATTGCGCTAATGATGGACGGCTCTGATTCATGCAGGCTGTACGTCATGCAGGGGGTAAATAGACGCcagatacacgtatacatatatatatatatatatatatatatatatatatatatatatatgtatatatatatattatatatatatatatatatatatatatatatatatatatatatatatatatatatatagggacacacatcacacaaacacgcacacttacatacttatacacttacacacacacacacacacgtaaacacacacacacagacacacacacacacacacacacacacacacacacacacacacacacacacacacacacacacacacacacacacacacaacacacacacataaatgcacacacaacacacacacacacacacacacacacacacataaacacacacacaacgcacacgcacatgcttaACAGGTGGGCAGGCCACCCAGCAGGTCTAGAgataagcagaaaaagagagagagagagagagagagagagagagagagagagagagagagagagagagagagagagagagagagagaaagagggagagagagagagagagagagagagagagagagagagagagagagagagagagagagagagagagagagagagagagtttgaaagagaacgagattgagacagacagacagaaagaatgatagatCAAATATGTGTCAGTAACGTCTTTACTCTCGTCTGCAAttcagattttttgttttgtcctATTCCTATACatgttgtttgtctgtatttttctcGGTCTGGCTATTGGTATTCTATCAGTAATTCTGTTTGACGGTCGATCGTTATATCAATaggtaacttctctctctctctctctctctctctctctctctctctctctctctctctctctctctctttctctctctctctctctctctctctcttctctctctctctcttcctctttctctctctcccttcctttcccctccctcctcccttctccctcctccctctctcattctctctctctctctctctctctcctctccctctctctataagcCTCAATGCCCTAATCTAAGCTTGAGAGAAATcacacgaaaaaggaaaagaaaaaaaatgttttggaaAAAAGGCATTATTCTTAAAAGGGTGTGACATGTTGTAAGTATACAAGAAAATTTGctaaaaaaacaggaaaggacatccgaaaaggaaggatattcgaatAATTATCTTTTAGGGGGAGCTTTAGAAAATCTAAATCATGCGtggaaaaaaacaatcaaacacaaaacTGCGAAGAAAACATGAGAATGGACACAAATTAAAGAGAATATTGTCAAGACGatggtattttctcttttttatattccatttttttcatattatttatctatctattttttgggCAACGATAGACAATGCAAGAAAATAACTACTAACTGTAGCTGATAGTCTTATcagtatgcatgtatgaacaaacacgtaggtatatgtatgcatgtaaactgTATCTGTCTGCtggtctgtctatccatctttttatctatctatcttgctgtctatctatctgtgcacacacacaca includes the following:
- the LOC138861462 gene encoding lactosylceramide 4-alpha-galactosyltransferase-like, whose product is MISKFLHCTRKYAKRLAFLSISTLLILLSINHNTRQNLEEQLAEEDNWIEHLCPKYTHRDTSSDLKLEWIDPTNDTIFFTETSCGKRFYGRQACVVETAARHHPDKIIQLMLTSPTINQSDPIYEALLKLPNVKMSWLDLSSLYAFEPLKTWHLNRRWLMAEDRVSIFVSDSARVELLRRYGGTYLDLDVLVLRPLPAHSNFIGRLDPNQLNGAVMSFRPHHHYITSIVNTLPKVHDPFKCCTIGPDLLTKQLHALCPDNFTLPKSTHVDAFESCTDVTVYPSPAFYPIYWLPGPDYIQSIVVMGKGLGEKFMNETKAYTLHLYNSLSQKDVIYLGGDSILETIAKAYCPNVYKVLLTHHWAL